The Cetobacterium sp. 8H DNA window TTCTCTTTTTGCTCGTTTGTTAATTCAACAGCAAAAGTAGCTTCTACATCTAAAATTTGATTTTTTAAATAATCTATCTTCACATATTCTGCTACTATCTCTCTAATTTGGGCAATTCTTCCTTTTTCTAAAATATAGAAAAGAACCTCTATACCTTCATCAGAATCCGAGAAAATTTTCTTTAATGTTTCTTTTTTCTCATTCTCTTTAATTAAAGGATGAGTTATAAAGTTTCTAAAATCAACATCATTTTTATAAAGCTCCATTACAGAGTTTAAAACTTCATAAACTGATTTAACTTCATTTCTTGCTTCAGCAACCGAATAAATTGCTTCAGCATATCTTTTACCAATCTGGTTACCTATCATTTTACTCCCCCTACCTCATCTATAAATTTATCAGCCAGGGCAGCTTCTAAGTTAGAGTCTAAATTCTCTTTTATAATTTTCTCAGCTAATTTAACTGCTAATCCGTTCATCTCAACTTCTAGCTCTTTCTTAGCTGCATGCATCATTTTCTGAATTTCTAATTCAGCTGATTTAAGCATTTTATCTCTTTGAATACTTGCTTCTGAAATTATATTTTCTTTTCTTTCATCGGCTTTTTTCTCAGCTAATTGAACTATTTTAGTAGCTTCATCTTTAGCTTGTTTTAATATTTGTTGAGCTTCTTTATTTTTTAAAGCCGCTTCCTCTTTATTTTTTTGAGCTTCCGAGAATTCTGCAGCTATCTTCTCTTTTCTAGAATCCATCAATCTTAGTAATGGAGCCTTGAAGTATTTATTAAATATAAAAACTAAAATGAAGAAGTTAATTATTTGCCAAAACATGTTAATATCAATCGATACTGCAGGCATATTTGTTGGTGCCAAGTGTTCTACCTCCTTCCTAAAAGTATTTGGTTTATTTTACTTTAGTTATTTTTTTAGTACTATTTTTATTATCCTAACATTCCTACAAATGGGTTAGCGTATAATAAGATAAGTGCGATTACTAGTGAGTAGATACCTGTTGACTCAGATACTGCTTGTCCTAGTACCATTGTTGAAATGATATCTCCTTTTGCTTCTGGTTGTCTAGCTACTGCCTCAACTGCTTTACCAGCTGCATATCCTTGTCCTACTCCTGGTCCTATACCAGCGATCATTCCACATCCTGCTCCTATTGCTGATGCTGCTAATACTATTGTTTTTGCTAACATTAAATCCATATTGTTTACCTCCTAGTTATTTTTAAAATTTAATTTCGTTAGTGCTTCTATTTTTCATTGGGATACTCAGCATCCCCTAATGAACCTTGAATATATACCATACTTAGCATTAAGAATACAAAACTTTGTACTACTCCACTAAATATGTCAAAATATAAGTGTAACGGTGCTGGTATAACCATTGGTGCTGCTTTATAAATAAGCCCCATTATTACCATTCCCGCAAACATATTTCCAAACAAACGTATAGAAATATTTGTTGGTTTTGCTAACTCTCCAACTAAGTTAATAGGTAGCATAAAAGGCATTGGTTCTAAAAGTCCTTTGAAATATCCTAGTATACCATTTAATTTGATGCTTGTTCCTAAAAACGTTAATGTAGTTAACATTGCTAACGCAACCGTTGTATTAAGATCCGCAGTCGGTGCTCTAAAAGCTGGTGCTATAGTAAATACTCCGTCTTCGAATCCGCCCCATGGAATTGGTGCAAACATAAGTAAGTTACATCCTAAAATAAATACAAATAAAGATGATAAGTATGTAAAGTATGTTGCTGTCCATCCTCCTAACATCTGATGAATTATTCCATGTAAAAAATCATAAACTGACTCAGCAACAACTTGCGCTCTTCCTGGAATCATCTCTAATTTTTTTGTTCCCATTTTAAATAATAGAGTTAGTACAAGTATTACAAACCATGTACTTATTACAGTTATTGTAACTGGTAATCCAAATTTTCCATCTGTATATTCCATTGCGAATGGAATTTGATGAAGAAAATGAGGTAATGGTACATAAAACATAATTGCAGGTCCTTCTACTAATGGGGGTGTTATAAATTGTATTGGCCCTATTCTCATAAGTTTCGCCTCCTTTCAATAGTTTATTTTAAATGCTTAGATTTAAACTTTTTTATATTGTTAAATAGAGTCATTGCAAGTATATTAATTTTTATACTTAATAAACCTATAACTCCACTAACTAACATTGGAAAACCGTAATATTTTGTAACTATCGCTAAAAATATTCCATACAATAAGTATCTTTTTAAATAACCTACTACTCCGACTTTAAACGGAGAATTCGATGCTAGACTTGCTTTTGCATCAAGACAAATCATATAAAATCCAACTACCGAAAAAACAGAACCCAAGAACATTCCAATATAGACATACTTATTTAAAGACAATACTCCATAAATCAAAATTATTATCGATGTTATTATTCCACGCCTTATTATTTTTTTTAATTCATCCATATATCACTCAATCCTATTTTTTCATTATTAAATTATAGGCATTATAAAAGCCACTAAAAACCCCTATGACTGTAAATAATACGAATAATGGTGTGCTTTTAAAAAAGTATTTTTCTATAAGTTTATATAAAAATATAAATATTCCTATATTTCCAACTATTACAAACCCAAGAAAGCCTAGTAGTGAAAAATAGTGCATAAAATCTTTATTAAAAAATATCATATCTTTCACATCCTACTATGATTATTTTTTTACTATGTAAAAAAATCTCTTCCCAGCTATTTTATCATTTTTACTAATACTTAACAAGTTTAAATTATTTTTTTCGATAATTTTTCTAATTTCGAACTCTTGGAAAATTCTTTTTTCATACACCTCTTTTAATTTTTCATAATGGCCAGCCCTATTTTTAACAAAATATACTGCTTCCACTACATCTAGCTCCTCTTCTTGGAAGTGTTCCCAAATTATAGTCATATCTTTTCTATCATCATAATAAACTCCTCCTGGAAACATTTTTTCCATAAACTCTCTGTTTATTACATCAAATATATATATCCCATTCGGATTTAAATTTTCCTTTATTGACTTCATCAAATCATCTAAATCTTCAAGAGAGGTCAAATGATTAACTGTATCAAATAAAGACACTATTATATCATACTTTTCCCCTGTATTGAATTCTCTCATATCACCTAAAAATAATTTAACTCCCTTATTTTTAAGTTTTTTATTGGCAATTGTTAGCATATCTCCTGAAAGATC harbors:
- the atpH gene encoding ATP synthase F1 subunit delta, producing MIGNQIGKRYAEAIYSVAEARNEVKSVYEVLNSVMELYKNDVDFRNFITHPLIKENEKKETLKKIFSDSDEGIEVLFYILEKGRIAQIREIVAEYVKIDYLKNQILDVEATFAVELTNEQKEKLSKNLEIKTGKKIKLVVNVDKTLIGGGIIKIGDEITDGSIRRQLETLTQK
- the atpF gene encoding F0F1 ATP synthase subunit B, which produces MAPTNMPAVSIDINMFWQIINFFILVFIFNKYFKAPLLRLMDSRKEKIAAEFSEAQKNKEEAALKNKEAQQILKQAKDEATKIVQLAEKKADERKENIISEASIQRDKMLKSAELEIQKMMHAAKKELEVEMNGLAVKLAEKIIKENLDSNLEAALADKFIDEVGGVK
- the atpE gene encoding ATP synthase F0 subunit C; translated protein: MDLMLAKTIVLAASAIGAGCGMIAGIGPGVGQGYAAGKAVEAVARQPEAKGDIISTMVLGQAVSESTGIYSLVIALILLYANPFVGMLG
- the atpB gene encoding F0F1 ATP synthase subunit A → MRIGPIQFITPPLVEGPAIMFYVPLPHFLHQIPFAMEYTDGKFGLPVTITVISTWFVILVLTLLFKMGTKKLEMIPGRAQVVAESVYDFLHGIIHQMLGGWTATYFTYLSSLFVFILGCNLLMFAPIPWGGFEDGVFTIAPAFRAPTADLNTTVALAMLTTLTFLGTSIKLNGILGYFKGLLEPMPFMLPINLVGELAKPTNISIRLFGNMFAGMVIMGLIYKAAPMVIPAPLHLYFDIFSGVVQSFVFLMLSMVYIQGSLGDAEYPNEK
- a CDS encoding ATP synthase subunit I; amino-acid sequence: MDELKKIIRRGIITSIIILIYGVLSLNKYVYIGMFLGSVFSVVGFYMICLDAKASLASNSPFKVGVVGYLKRYLLYGIFLAIVTKYYGFPMLVSGVIGLLSIKINILAMTLFNNIKKFKSKHLK
- a CDS encoding AtpZ/AtpI family protein, which gives rise to MIFFNKDFMHYFSLLGFLGFVIVGNIGIFIFLYKLIEKYFFKSTPLFVLFTVIGVFSGFYNAYNLIMKK
- a CDS encoding class I SAM-dependent methyltransferase — its product is MYYKNFAKVYDKFMQHCDYDEWASLVKELIVESKVEGKKLLDLGCGTGETLIRLKDEFECSGLDLSGDMLTIANKKLKNKGVKLFLGDMREFNTGEKYDIIVSLFDTVNHLTSLEDLDDLMKSIKENLNPNGIYIFDVINREFMEKMFPGGVYYDDRKDMTIIWEHFQEEELDVVEAVYFVKNRAGHYEKLKEVYEKRIFQEFEIRKIIEKNNLNLLSISKNDKIAGKRFFYIVKK